In a single window of the Deltaproteobacteria bacterium genome:
- a CDS encoding phytanoyl-CoA dioxygenase family protein yields MPRKLTETQVAHYQRDGFCFPIPAFSSAEVSDLRKRLEGFEAQQGHTLQGTQRIKTNLLLTWVDRLIRAPQILDPVEDVIGPNILCWSMQFWTKEPRTTDFVSWHQDYQYWGLDSAEIVTAWIALSPATIESGCMRMQPGSHKVQLPHQDLFEKTNMLSRGQTITEGIDEATAVNIILKPGEFSLHNVRIAHASAPNRSADRRIGISIRYMPPQTRQQLAEWDSAALVRGEDRYGHFVHEPRPSKEFDPECVAFHEKTMANLLSFLYKDAGQKKAEYQEERA; encoded by the coding sequence ATGCCACGCAAACTGACCGAGACACAAGTTGCCCACTATCAACGTGATGGATTCTGCTTTCCTATTCCAGCGTTTTCATCAGCAGAGGTTTCAGATCTGCGCAAACGACTCGAAGGATTTGAGGCGCAACAAGGTCATACGCTGCAGGGAACGCAACGCATCAAGACCAATCTCCTCCTGACCTGGGTTGATCGTCTGATTCGCGCGCCGCAGATTCTCGACCCGGTCGAAGACGTCATTGGCCCGAACATCTTGTGTTGGAGCATGCAGTTTTGGACCAAAGAACCACGGACCACAGACTTTGTCTCGTGGCATCAGGATTACCAATATTGGGGTCTGGATTCTGCCGAAATTGTCACGGCCTGGATCGCACTCTCACCCGCGACGATCGAAAGCGGTTGCATGCGTATGCAACCCGGTAGTCACAAAGTGCAACTGCCACATCAAGATCTCTTCGAGAAAACCAATATGCTCTCACGCGGGCAAACTATTACCGAAGGAATCGACGAGGCCACAGCAGTCAACATCATTCTCAAGCCTGGCGAGTTTTCTTTGCACAATGTGCGGATTGCCCATGCGTCCGCACCAAACCGCTCAGCAGATCGCCGCATCGGAATTTCTATTCGCTACATGCCACCGCAAACACGGCAGCAATTAGCCGAGTGGGATAGTGCTGCACTCGTGCGTGGCGAGGATCGCTATGGGCACTTTGTGCACGAGCCACGTCCAAGCAAAGAGTTCGACCCTGAGTGTGTTGCATTTCACGAAAAGACGATGGCCAACTTGCTCTCATTTCTCTATAAAGACGCCGGACAAAAGAAGGCAGAGTATCAAGAAGAACGAGCGTAA
- a CDS encoding amidase produces MTFVKLLDLGISEALERIRSRQLSPVEFTRAYLERIAQLNSKLNVYLTVMAEEALAMATAAEQQVMRGEPIGPLHGIPIALKDNCDVAGVRMTAGSKFLHDNIADTDSEVAVRLRRAGAIILGKAHMHEWAIGATTRNPHFGPCRNPWDPSRVPGGSSGGSGAALAADMALATIGTDTGGSVRIPAALNGISGIRPTVGRVSIRGVIPVSWTFDTIGPMARRAEDVAHLLQVVAGYDPAEPTSSDTLVPDYFATLRDGVKGLRMGLCSGHFQSEPTASVTQAVQNAAQVLQGLGAQVEDVALPGAEAMIDRMSELILTDAAAYHQARRAERPQDFGQDVMTRLNRGAAVTGVQYALARQAQREWQRTIEEVFTRYDILLAPTCGIAAPIIEESEGVETTRRLTRFTYPFNLAQIPAISIPCGFTEEHLPIGLQIAARHWQEALVLQVAWAYQHATDWHLRRPAL; encoded by the coding sequence ATGACATTTGTGAAACTGTTAGATCTTGGTATTAGCGAGGCCCTCGAACGCATCCGCTCTCGTCAACTCTCGCCGGTTGAATTCACTCGTGCGTATCTGGAACGCATTGCGCAGCTCAATAGTAAGCTGAATGTCTACTTGACGGTCATGGCCGAAGAAGCCTTGGCAATGGCAACGGCAGCAGAACAGCAAGTGATGCGTGGAGAGCCCATTGGCCCATTGCACGGTATTCCAATCGCGTTGAAAGATAACTGCGATGTTGCTGGCGTGCGCATGACTGCCGGGTCAAAGTTCTTGCACGATAATATTGCCGATACGGATAGCGAAGTGGCAGTGCGCTTACGGCGGGCTGGTGCGATCATTCTAGGGAAAGCCCACATGCACGAGTGGGCGATCGGTGCGACCACGCGCAATCCGCATTTTGGTCCGTGCCGCAATCCCTGGGACCCGAGCCGCGTTCCGGGCGGTTCGAGTGGTGGCTCTGGTGCAGCACTTGCGGCTGATATGGCATTGGCTACGATCGGTACCGATACCGGTGGCTCTGTACGCATTCCGGCAGCGTTGAATGGTATCTCGGGTATTCGTCCGACCGTTGGTCGCGTGAGCATTCGCGGCGTGATTCCCGTCAGTTGGACCTTTGATACCATCGGCCCGATGGCGCGACGAGCCGAAGATGTCGCCCATTTACTGCAAGTAGTTGCTGGTTATGATCCAGCCGAGCCAACGTCTAGCGACACACTAGTGCCGGATTATTTTGCGACATTGCGGGATGGAGTCAAAGGCTTGCGCATGGGACTCTGCAGCGGACACTTCCAAAGCGAGCCTACTGCTTCAGTAACACAGGCTGTGCAGAATGCTGCCCAGGTCTTGCAAGGACTCGGTGCCCAGGTAGAAGACGTGGCCTTGCCTGGTGCGGAAGCAATGATTGATCGTATGAGTGAATTGATTCTGACCGATGCCGCAGCTTATCACCAAGCGCGACGGGCCGAGCGACCGCAGGATTTTGGCCAAGATGTGATGACACGCTTGAATCGCGGCGCGGCAGTGACTGGAGTGCAATACGCTCTTGCACGTCAGGCGCAACGCGAATGGCAACGAACAATCGAAGAGGTCTTTACGCGCTATGACATTCTGCTGGCGCCGACCTGTGGCATTGCGGCGCCGATTATCGAAGAGAGTGAAGGGGTAGAAACGACACGACGACTCACGCGTTTCACCTATCCCTTCAACCTCGCGCAAATTCCGGCGATCAGCATTCCCTGTGGTTTCACTGAAGAACACTTACCCATTGGGCTACAGATTGCTGCACGTCACTGGCAAGAAGCGCTTGTGTTGCAGGTGGCCTGGGCCTATCAGCACGCCACCGACTGGCATTTGCGACGACCAGCTCTATAA
- a CDS encoding DUF2889 domain-containing protein, translating into MTNQIPLYVPSVPVPDHGYTRAFDAEIDYLEDPTLRVRGVQTDHQHSLEYVWIVRLPKYEIVHTTARHLAGEPEVLSPELVMRSAAIQGVCATQGFTTTMRAALGDLPGHQEHLVMAIEMARVSLQGFPVPKDDHERFASMATTVPPGPSQVARMSWERDRAGWPWICNSCYAYRDESATLFEQRQIQCFDLDLISPPPGQKRFFWRTKQLRVATSPDGTGYVCRNAMNDTFHELNVAFDLQADGTIRSARSQAQRLAFTGMCEDTQSRTPRLIGKKLDKRYARLLADHVGGRSGCSHLFDLSVDCLRFFQWQE; encoded by the coding sequence GTGACAAATCAGATTCCTCTGTATGTTCCGTCTGTTCCCGTACCTGACCACGGTTATACTCGCGCGTTTGACGCCGAGATTGATTATCTGGAAGATCCGACCCTACGTGTTCGTGGAGTACAGACTGATCATCAACATAGTCTTGAATATGTGTGGATCGTGCGCTTGCCTAAGTACGAAATTGTCCACACTACCGCACGGCACTTGGCTGGTGAGCCTGAGGTCTTGTCGCCGGAACTGGTGATGCGCTCGGCTGCGATTCAAGGCGTGTGTGCAACCCAAGGCTTTACGACGACGATGCGAGCTGCGCTTGGTGATCTTCCAGGGCATCAGGAACATCTAGTGATGGCTATTGAAATGGCGCGCGTGAGTTTACAAGGTTTTCCTGTTCCCAAAGATGATCATGAACGATTTGCGTCAATGGCAACAACAGTCCCGCCCGGACCCAGCCAAGTCGCGCGGATGTCCTGGGAGCGCGATCGTGCTGGCTGGCCGTGGATTTGCAACTCCTGTTATGCCTATCGTGATGAGTCGGCAACTTTGTTTGAACAACGCCAGATACAATGCTTTGATCTCGACTTAATTTCCCCTCCTCCTGGGCAGAAGCGCTTCTTCTGGCGGACCAAGCAGCTCCGCGTTGCCACTTCTCCGGATGGCACGGGCTATGTGTGTCGTAACGCCATGAACGATACGTTTCATGAACTCAATGTTGCCTTCGACCTTCAAGCCGACGGCACGATTCGTTCAGCTCGCAGCCAAGCCCAACGGCTCGCATTTACGGGCATGTGCGAAGATACACAGTCGAGAACGCCGAGACTGATTGGCAAGAAGTTAGACAAACGTTATGCCCGGCTCCTCGCCGATCATGTCGGCGGTCGCTCAGGCTGTAGCCACCTGTTTGATCTTTCAGTCGACTGTTTGCGCTTTTTTCAGTGGCAGGAGTGA
- a CDS encoding TIGR03619 family F420-dependent LLM class oxidoreductase: MHIGMYATTHGLMYRDNTNAFLRSLPVSAMQPVRIAQLIEQQGFHSMWFPDHVCMPLQSASEHVANTSGQRAYESHHNMLDAAVMMGAVAVSTTRLKLGTSVLISPYRHPLNDARQFATIDHLSNGRLLFGVGAGWMQEEFAALGVPYEGRGPRTDECIEIYKRSWTDEVVNYQGKCYQFNNVSMDPKPVQRPYPPIIYGGVTAGGARRAIRHCDGFYPLFLDTYAQPSRYADLQDLIRREAEKLKRDLSRFSMIGVASARLTSANAPETQAKPRRVCTGTSAQVLEDLSQFAEAGYSLIILFFDCPSGTREELEAQILQCGQEVIPHAARMVPKGEWKREP, translated from the coding sequence ATGCATATCGGAATGTACGCGACAACCCATGGCCTCATGTACCGTGACAATACTAATGCGTTTTTACGTAGCCTACCGGTGAGCGCGATGCAGCCAGTCCGTATTGCTCAACTGATTGAACAACAGGGATTTCACTCAATGTGGTTTCCGGATCACGTGTGTATGCCGCTACAATCGGCGAGCGAACATGTGGCCAATACCTCTGGCCAACGCGCGTACGAATCGCATCATAATATGCTTGATGCTGCCGTGATGATGGGCGCAGTGGCGGTGAGCACGACGCGCCTCAAACTCGGAACGAGTGTGTTGATTTCGCCTTATCGTCATCCGCTGAACGATGCACGGCAGTTTGCCACAATCGACCACCTCTCTAACGGACGGTTACTCTTTGGCGTTGGTGCGGGCTGGATGCAAGAGGAATTTGCCGCACTGGGAGTGCCCTACGAAGGGCGTGGTCCACGCACAGATGAATGCATCGAAATTTACAAGCGCTCATGGACTGATGAGGTCGTGAATTATCAGGGCAAATGCTATCAGTTTAACAACGTGTCGATGGACCCAAAACCGGTACAGCGTCCCTATCCGCCGATCATCTATGGTGGTGTCACTGCTGGTGGGGCACGGCGCGCGATTCGTCACTGCGACGGGTTTTATCCGCTGTTCTTAGACACGTACGCTCAGCCGTCACGCTATGCCGACTTGCAGGACCTCATTCGTCGCGAGGCAGAAAAACTCAAGCGTGATCTCTCACGCTTCTCAATGATTGGCGTTGCTTCAGCGCGACTAACCTCGGCAAACGCCCCCGAAACACAAGCGAAGCCACGCCGCGTGTGTACCGGAACATCAGCGCAGGTGCTCGAAGATCTCTCGCAGTTTGCCGAGGCTGGGTACTCGTTGATCATTCTATTCTTCGATTGCCCATCGGGAACGCGTGAGGAGTTAGAAGCGCAGATTCTCCAATGCGGACAAGAAGTGATCCCGCACGCGGCACGTATGGTGCCAAAAGGGGAGTGGAAGCGGGAGCCGTAG
- a CDS encoding arylmalonate decarboxylase — translation MPDVVGFRAKMGVIIPSTNTVVESDFWDMRIPGVTFHTGRIYIGQPNLSSDSAMKELLTQVDRAIEIAVRDVMTCKPDILAMGMSAPTFWDGVPGAQRFHEKMRQISGLKISMGSEACRDALAVYNAKRIAVFTPYQPIMREQIVKYFQDCGFEVARYKDLRSPSATAIAEITPAELRPVLQELDGPDIDAIVQCGTNLSMIRLAADAEGWLGKPVIAINTATLWHAYRTHGLTDRIYGFGSLLSEH, via the coding sequence ATGCCAGACGTTGTTGGCTTTCGCGCCAAAATGGGAGTAATTATTCCATCGACCAACACAGTCGTTGAGTCAGACTTTTGGGATATGCGGATTCCTGGGGTGACGTTTCACACCGGAAGAATTTACATTGGCCAACCAAACCTCAGCTCTGATTCAGCAATGAAAGAGTTGTTGACCCAAGTGGATAGGGCGATCGAAATTGCCGTGCGCGATGTCATGACATGCAAACCTGATATTCTGGCGATGGGCATGTCTGCTCCGACGTTCTGGGATGGGGTCCCCGGAGCCCAACGCTTTCATGAGAAGATGCGACAGATCTCCGGGCTCAAGATTTCAATGGGGTCTGAGGCGTGTCGAGACGCTTTGGCCGTGTACAACGCGAAACGGATTGCGGTTTTCACCCCATATCAGCCAATCATGCGTGAACAAATTGTGAAATACTTTCAGGACTGTGGGTTCGAAGTCGCGCGCTACAAAGATTTACGGAGCCCTAGTGCAACGGCCATCGCGGAGATTACCCCTGCCGAGTTGCGGCCGGTTCTCCAAGAGTTGGATGGGCCAGACATCGATGCAATCGTACAGTGTGGAACGAATCTTTCGATGATTCGCCTTGCTGCAGATGCGGAGGGGTGGTTAGGAAAACCGGTGATTGCCATTAATACGGCGACCTTGTGGCATGCCTATCGAACACATGGATTGACTGACAGAATCTACGGTTTCGGGTCATTGTTGAGTGAACACTAA
- a CDS encoding tetratricopeptide repeat protein has product MFEQAIALDDRFAAAYAMLGRTYLTDLAFQLGQRDATAQQLLTFAQRAVALDDTLPVAHETLAYAYLGQKEYDQAIAAAQRAIALDPNSAEAHLTLGEVLCFSGRPREALTLVEQAMRLNPRYPAGYLWSLGQVYALLGRTDEAVAALKRVLIRNPDHVTAHVMLAVIFSELGRAAEARKEIGEVLRVNPHYSLTDLRERIPYRDPATLARIVAGLQKAGLQ; this is encoded by the coding sequence ATGTTTGAACAGGCCATTGCCTTAGACGATCGGTTTGCTGCCGCCTACGCCATGTTAGGGCGGACGTACCTCACGGACTTGGCCTTTCAGCTCGGACAACGAGATGCAACCGCTCAGCAATTGTTAACCTTCGCTCAGCGTGCCGTCGCATTAGACGACACCTTACCAGTCGCCCACGAAACCTTGGCCTATGCGTATTTGGGCCAAAAGGAGTACGATCAGGCCATTGCCGCTGCTCAACGCGCGATTGCGCTTGACCCCAATTCTGCTGAAGCGCACCTCACGTTAGGAGAAGTCCTCTGTTTCTCTGGACGCCCCAGAGAGGCACTCACACTTGTGGAACAAGCCATGCGCTTGAATCCCCGTTATCCCGCTGGCTATCTGTGGTCGTTAGGGCAAGTCTACGCCTTGTTGGGAAGAACCGATGAAGCGGTTGCTGCGTTGAAACGGGTGCTCATCCGTAATCCTGACCATGTTACTGCGCATGTCATGCTTGCGGTTATTTTCAGTGAACTTGGGCGTGCTGCAGAAGCACGGAAAGAAATAGGCGAGGTTCTACGGGTCAACCCCCACTATTCTCTCACAGACCTCCGCGAGCGCATTCCCTACAGAGACCCAGCGACTTTAGCACGAATAGTGGCAGGGTTACAAAAAGCAGGACTGCAATAA
- a CDS encoding sulfurtransferase produces the protein MKNSKEQKKGSSFKHPEYLVETDWLAEHLNDPNLRILDCTVFLHADKTRGYRVESGYQKWQEGHIPGSGFADLTKELSDPHGRFMFTMPSAERFAEAMSRYGVSNGNHVVLYDSLMNIWSARVWWMLRTFGFDNAAVLNGGWRKWRKEERPVSTTATKYPFGHFVPHPRPQLIAQKQDVVAAIGNGTTCIVNALTAEEHAGKGQTRYKRPGRIKSSVNVPFMTLVDPETHAYLPADKLRTRFTEVGALNRKHVVTYCGGGIAACSDAFVLTLLGIENVAIYDGSLTEWTEDPETPMEID, from the coding sequence ATGAAAAACAGTAAGGAACAAAAGAAGGGAAGCTCGTTCAAACATCCTGAGTATCTCGTCGAGACAGACTGGCTCGCAGAACACCTGAACGACCCGAATCTCCGGATTCTCGACTGCACCGTCTTCTTACATGCCGATAAAACACGTGGGTATCGGGTTGAGAGTGGGTATCAGAAATGGCAAGAAGGACACATTCCCGGAAGTGGCTTTGCGGATCTCACCAAAGAGCTCTCTGACCCACACGGGCGCTTCATGTTTACGATGCCTTCCGCTGAACGGTTTGCAGAGGCCATGTCTCGTTACGGGGTCAGCAACGGCAATCACGTCGTCCTCTACGACTCCCTGATGAACATCTGGTCGGCACGGGTGTGGTGGATGTTGCGCACTTTTGGCTTTGACAACGCAGCGGTCCTAAATGGTGGGTGGCGGAAATGGCGCAAAGAAGAGCGCCCAGTATCCACGACAGCGACAAAGTACCCTTTCGGCCATTTCGTTCCACACCCACGCCCCCAACTGATCGCCCAAAAACAAGATGTAGTGGCAGCGATAGGCAACGGGACGACGTGTATTGTGAATGCCCTCACCGCCGAAGAGCACGCAGGGAAAGGGCAAACACGGTACAAACGCCCTGGTCGAATCAAATCGAGCGTCAACGTGCCATTCATGACGCTTGTCGACCCAGAAACCCATGCCTACTTACCAGCAGATAAGCTACGAACACGATTTACCGAGGTCGGAGCACTCAACCGCAAACATGTAGTGACCTACTGCGGTGGCGGTATTGCCGCATGTAGTGATGCGTTTGTCTTGACCCTGTTAGGCATCGAGAACGTCGCAATTTATGATGGATCACTCACTGAGTGGACGGAAGATCCGGAAACACCGATGGAAATTGACTAA
- a CDS encoding epoxide hydrolase has translation MRKEPFTVAIPEANLTDLRERLKKTRWPQDFANSNWEYGTNMAYLKELVDYWINQYDWRKHEREMNSFSHYKTTIEGMPIHFIQEPGKGPKPIPLILSHGWPWTFWDLNKVIRPLADPASFGGDPNDAFDVVVPSLPGYGFSTPLTTPGINFWRTADLWVTLMKDVLGYQKFAAEGGDWGAIITTQLGHKYAEHVIGAYIHLMIPLDIFVGGLPPESDYAPEEKHWYQKTMHFFAAESGYSALQTTKPQTIAHALNDSPAGLCSWILEKRRTWSDCGGNVEKRFTKDELLTTMTLYWLTESYGTSARYYYEAVHNPWKASHSRTPVVEAPTGVGVFQQEVALMPRKWAERYYNLKHWTVMPSGGHFAPMEEPQRLVEDIRAFFRPLRK, from the coding sequence ATGCGAAAAGAGCCCTTCACGGTCGCGATACCGGAAGCCAACCTGACAGACCTGCGCGAGCGATTGAAAAAAACGCGCTGGCCACAGGATTTTGCCAATAGTAACTGGGAGTACGGCACTAACATGGCGTACCTCAAAGAGCTGGTCGATTACTGGATCAACCAATATGACTGGCGCAAACACGAACGCGAGATGAATAGCTTCTCGCATTACAAGACGACAATTGAAGGAATGCCCATTCACTTCATTCAAGAGCCAGGCAAAGGGCCGAAACCGATCCCGCTGATCTTGAGCCATGGTTGGCCGTGGACCTTCTGGGACCTCAATAAAGTGATTCGCCCACTCGCTGATCCCGCCTCTTTTGGTGGTGATCCTAACGATGCCTTTGATGTCGTGGTGCCTTCGCTTCCGGGCTATGGTTTCTCCACGCCGCTCACCACACCAGGAATTAACTTCTGGCGCACGGCAGACCTGTGGGTCACGTTGATGAAAGACGTGCTCGGGTACCAGAAGTTTGCCGCTGAAGGTGGCGACTGGGGCGCGATTATCACCACCCAACTCGGCCATAAGTATGCAGAGCATGTGATCGGCGCCTACATTCACCTCATGATCCCGCTTGATATTTTCGTTGGCGGACTGCCGCCAGAGTCGGATTATGCGCCTGAAGAAAAGCACTGGTACCAAAAGACCATGCATTTCTTTGCCGCCGAAAGTGGCTACTCGGCACTGCAAACCACCAAGCCGCAAACCATTGCCCATGCCTTGAACGACTCTCCCGCAGGCTTGTGTTCCTGGATTTTGGAAAAGCGCCGCACCTGGAGTGACTGTGGTGGCAATGTCGAAAAGCGTTTCACTAAAGATGAACTGCTCACCACCATGACGCTGTATTGGCTCACAGAGAGTTATGGTACGTCGGCGCGCTATTATTATGAAGCGGTCCATAATCCTTGGAAAGCGTCACACAGTCGCACCCCAGTCGTGGAAGCCCCAACCGGCGTTGGCGTCTTCCAGCAGGAAGTGGCCTTGATGCCTCGCAAGTGGGCTGAACGGTATTACAACTTGAAGCATTGGACAGTGATGCCGTCAGGTGGGCATTTCGCTCCGATGGAAGAACCGCAGCGGCTGGTTGAAGATATTCGGGCGTTTTTCCGGCCATTACGGAAGTAA
- a CDS encoding enoyl-CoA hydratase/isomerase family protein, whose amino-acid sequence MDNIVLEQKDRIGTLTLNRPEKLNAMSPALLSEFSQAIDQIAADAEIKVVIIRGAGRAFSTGYDLSGADVTDGKKPRSRPFMVDDDRTMLQKMVERWLRLRDLPKPVIAMVHGYCLAGATQICICSDLIFVAENARVGFPSIPAGAGFVSAMWNWMVGPHRTKYMAFLPGSHISGKEAEAIGFATRAFPVDKLEEETYSYARRIVKVPAEKLALEKLSVNRAMDYRGFRTSVLSGAEYDAIFHFGSGNEEIKKVREERGLKGAIEWYEKQ is encoded by the coding sequence ATGGACAATATTGTACTTGAGCAAAAGGACCGGATTGGCACGCTAACCCTCAATCGCCCAGAGAAACTGAATGCAATGAGTCCAGCACTCCTCTCCGAGTTCTCCCAAGCGATCGACCAGATTGCGGCGGATGCTGAAATCAAAGTAGTCATCATTCGTGGTGCAGGACGGGCGTTCTCTACCGGCTACGATCTCAGTGGTGCTGACGTCACGGACGGCAAGAAGCCTCGCTCACGGCCTTTTATGGTGGATGACGACCGCACCATGCTCCAGAAGATGGTCGAACGTTGGCTGCGGTTGCGCGATCTACCGAAGCCGGTGATTGCGATGGTGCACGGCTATTGTCTCGCGGGAGCGACGCAAATCTGCATTTGTTCAGACCTTATTTTCGTGGCGGAAAACGCCCGAGTCGGGTTTCCCTCCATTCCGGCAGGCGCAGGGTTCGTCAGTGCAATGTGGAACTGGATGGTCGGCCCACACCGCACAAAATACATGGCGTTCCTCCCTGGGAGTCACATCAGCGGGAAAGAAGCTGAAGCGATCGGATTTGCAACCCGAGCGTTCCCGGTAGACAAGCTGGAGGAGGAAACATACAGTTATGCACGACGGATTGTGAAAGTTCCTGCTGAGAAGCTTGCGCTAGAGAAACTTTCTGTTAACCGTGCTATGGATTATCGTGGCTTTCGGACGTCGGTATTGTCGGGCGCAGAATATGATGCCATCTTTCACTTTGGCTCAGGAAATGAAGAGATCAAAAAAGTCCGAGAGGAACGAGGTCTTAAAGGAGCAATTGAGTGGTATGAAAAACAGTAA